Proteins encoded together in one Bacillota bacterium window:
- a CDS encoding Uxx-star family glutaredoxin-like (seleno)protein translates to MNKIIVYTRTGCPYCASLMREYREQGLEFEEINVSLDPEAKKLVKGTYRVNRVPVVVRDGQVVQVGDRTGKG, encoded by the coding sequence TTGAACAAGATCATTGTCTACACCAGGACCGGGTGTCCTTACTGCGCGAGCCTGATGCGCGAGTACCGCGAGCAGGGCCTGGAGTTCGAAGAGATCAACGTCAGTCTCGACCCGGAGGCCAAGAAGCTGGTCAAGGGAACCTACCGGGTGAACCGGGTGCCCGTGGTGGTGCGCGACGGGCAGGTGGTCCAGGTCGGTGACCGGACCGGCAAGGGCTGA
- the rbr gene encoding rubrerythrin, whose translation MKDLKGTQTEANLKAAFAGESMARNKYTYWASVAKKEGFEQVAGAFLETAEHEKEHAKRLFKFLQGIQDTQGNLQAAIDGENYEWTSMYKEFAAVAREEGFAEIAAVLDSIARSEQYHENRYRALLQNIRDGKAFSREEPVRWKCRNCGYILEGEAAPETCPACAHPRSHYEVLCEQY comes from the coding sequence ATGAAAGACCTGAAAGGAACCCAGACGGAGGCGAACCTCAAGGCGGCTTTCGCCGGGGAGTCCATGGCCCGCAACAAGTATACGTACTGGGCTTCGGTGGCGAAGAAGGAAGGTTTCGAGCAGGTGGCCGGCGCTTTTCTGGAGACCGCCGAACACGAAAAGGAGCACGCCAAGAGGCTGTTCAAATTTCTGCAGGGCATCCAGGATACACAGGGCAACCTGCAAGCGGCCATCGACGGTGAAAACTACGAGTGGACCAGCATGTACAAGGAATTTGCCGCGGTGGCCCGTGAAGAGGGCTTTGCCGAAATCGCCGCCGTTCTGGACAGTATCGCCCGGTCTGAACAGTACCACGAAAACCGGTACCGCGCTCTGCTGCAGAACATCCGCGACGGGAAAGCTTTTTCCCGGGAGGAACCGGTCCGCTGGAAATGCCGGAACTGCGGCTATATCCTCGAAGGCGAGGCGGCGCCGGAGACCTGCCCCGCCTGCGCGCACCCCCGCAGTCACTACGAGGTGCTCTGTGAACAATACTAG
- a CDS encoding YkgJ family cysteine cluster protein, with product MPGFPRDSCIRCGTCCLKGGPTLHHEDKKLLLNGHAGYEHLVTIRKGEAVFDPVLGAPRPTGHELVKVRGKGNGWSCCLFDERSSACRVYEHRFLECRLLKCWDPADLVAVIGVHTIVRTDVINPGDPVRQVIMAHEKECPPDEVRVLIDGLSRGEDRTKTLAALTRLARRDLAVRRYARTEMGLRAEHEYFIFGRPLSRILASHGIMIHKRTAGNPPGKDRS from the coding sequence ATGCCCGGTTTTCCCAGAGACAGCTGCATACGTTGCGGCACGTGCTGTCTGAAGGGCGGGCCCACTCTCCATCATGAGGACAAAAAGCTCCTTCTGAATGGACATGCCGGGTACGAGCACCTGGTCACCATCCGGAAGGGCGAGGCGGTGTTCGACCCCGTCCTGGGCGCCCCGCGGCCGACCGGACACGAACTCGTCAAGGTGCGCGGCAAGGGAAACGGGTGGTCCTGCTGCCTTTTTGACGAAAGGAGTTCCGCCTGTAGGGTCTATGAGCACCGGTTCCTGGAATGCCGTCTGTTGAAATGTTGGGACCCCGCCGATTTGGTGGCCGTGATCGGCGTGCACACCATCGTGCGCACCGACGTCATCAATCCCGGGGACCCGGTCCGGCAGGTCATCATGGCGCACGAAAAGGAATGCCCTCCCGATGAAGTGCGAGTATTGATCGACGGCCTCTCCCGCGGGGAAGACCGGACCAAGACCCTCGCCGCCCTCACCCGGCTGGCCCGCAGAGATTTGGCCGTCCGCCGATACGCCAGAACCGAAATGGGACTCCGGGCGGAGCATGAATACTTCATCTTCGGCCGCCCCCTGTCCAGGATTCTGGCCTCCCATGGCATTATGATCCACAAAAGAACCGCGGGAAATCCGCCGGGGAAGGACAGGTCTTGA
- the htpX gene encoding protease HtpX, translating into MMKRIGLFLLVNLLVLTTIMIVTSVLGVNRYVEGQGINYASLLVFAAVVGFSGAFISLALSRWMAKQMMGVHVLEPRGNLTGQERRLVEMVHEMSRRAGLKVMPEVGIYQSPEVNAFATGPTRNKALVAVSTGLLGRMDQDAVEGVIAHEVAHVANGDMVTMALVQGVINTFVVFLSRIIAHAIASTVRSEVAHIVHIVAIIVFQILFSILGSIAVLAFSRHREYRADGGGAKLAGKEKMIRALTALKKNVELVDTEQQVLQTMKISGGKPKSSLAQLFSSHPDLDDRIRRLQQM; encoded by the coding sequence GTGATGAAGCGCATCGGATTATTCCTGCTGGTTAACTTACTGGTGCTGACCACAATCATGATTGTCACCAGTGTGCTCGGTGTGAACCGCTACGTGGAAGGGCAGGGCATCAACTACGCCAGCCTGCTGGTGTTTGCCGCGGTTGTCGGCTTTTCCGGCGCCTTTATCTCTTTGGCGCTCTCCCGGTGGATGGCGAAGCAGATGATGGGGGTGCACGTGCTGGAACCCCGGGGTAACCTCACGGGCCAGGAACGCCGGTTGGTGGAAATGGTGCACGAGATGTCCCGCCGGGCCGGCCTGAAGGTGATGCCCGAAGTGGGGATTTACCAGTCGCCGGAAGTGAACGCTTTTGCCACCGGTCCCACCAGGAACAAAGCCTTGGTGGCCGTTTCGACGGGCCTGCTGGGGCGGATGGACCAGGACGCGGTGGAAGGGGTCATCGCGCACGAGGTGGCCCACGTCGCCAACGGCGACATGGTCACCATGGCCTTGGTCCAGGGTGTGATCAACACCTTTGTGGTGTTCCTGTCCCGGATCATCGCCCACGCCATCGCCAGTACGGTGCGGAGCGAGGTTGCCCACATCGTCCATATCGTGGCCATCATCGTCTTCCAGATCCTGTTCTCGATCCTGGGCAGCATCGCCGTGCTGGCCTTCTCCCGGCACCGGGAGTACCGCGCCGACGGCGGCGGGGCAAAGCTGGCCGGCAAGGAGAAGATGATCCGGGCCCTCACTGCGTTGAAAAAGAACGTGGAGTTGGTGGACACAGAGCAGCAGGTGCTGCAGACCATGAAGATCAGCGGGGGGAAGCCGAAGAGCTCCCTGGCCCAGCTGTTCTCCAGCCATCCCGACCTGGACGACCGGATCCGCCGCCTGCAGCAGATGTAG
- a CDS encoding HAD family hydrolase, whose amino-acid sequence MTLRAVLFDLDGTLIDSIPLIRWTFERVFEDFGLAWEDGAVMHTIGLPLREIAARCAPDRADEFMKRYVAFQKTRFRELTRAFPGALETLETLKSAGYRTGVVTSKRRDPARASLALTRLDRHIEAVVSADDVTRPKPDPEPVFKALALLDTPPRNAVYIGDSWYDIVAGKEAGVVTTGATWGVAGRDRLAEHAPDIIVDSWAEFLAALPVF is encoded by the coding sequence TTGACCTTGAGAGCCGTGCTTTTTGACCTTGACGGAACGTTGATCGATTCGATCCCCTTGATCCGCTGGACCTTCGAACGGGTTTTCGAGGACTTCGGCCTGGCTTGGGAGGATGGTGCAGTAATGCACACCATCGGACTCCCCCTGCGGGAAATCGCCGCCCGCTGCGCGCCGGACCGGGCGGATGAATTCATGAAACGGTATGTGGCCTTCCAGAAGACGAGGTTCAGGGAGTTGACCAGAGCGTTTCCGGGGGCGCTGGAAACGCTGGAAACCCTGAAGTCGGCCGGCTACCGCACCGGCGTCGTGACCTCCAAGCGCCGCGACCCCGCCCGGGCGAGTTTAGCCCTTACCCGGCTTGACCGGCACATTGAGGCGGTTGTGTCCGCGGATGACGTGACGAGACCGAAGCCCGACCCGGAACCGGTGTTCAAGGCCCTCGCCCTTTTGGACACGCCGCCCCGGAACGCGGTTTATATCGGCGACAGTTGGTACGACATCGTTGCCGGCAAAGAGGCCGGCGTAGTCACCACCGGCGCGACGTGGGGCGTGGCGGGCCGGGACCGGTTGGCCGAACACGCCCCCGACATCATTGTGGACTCCTGGGCTGAGTTCCTGGCGGCGCTTCCGGTCTTTTGA
- the rlmD gene encoding 23S rRNA (uracil(1939)-C(5))-methyltransferase RlmD, with protein MSTVEGLNVGDHADIDITGLSHVGEGVGRWRGLAVFVPLAVPGERVRAEITALGRTFARGRLVEVLEGSRARVEPECGLFGDCGGCHLLHMSYPEQLRWKTVQVRDALTRLGGLGEAPVANTLGMDEPRHYRNKAHFHVSRESGRLALGFLARGSHRVICFIDANGGSGCLLVQPDLLRVAARAAALLETLRVPLYDWEIHRGYLRHLLLRRAAATVEIMLVLVTGRQPWPGEREFTERLTAEEPGVVSVIRNVNTLESRELLGPENLVRAGKPAITEHLGGLVFQIGPASFFQVNPEQAEKTYEIARLFAGLTGEETVVDAYSGMGTIALLLASRAKAVVGFEALPAAVADARENAVRNGIENVRFEQGAVEDLLPQWAAQDRRVDVAVLDPPRRGCGPAVLDALGRLRPRRVVYVSCAPATLARDLGRLAELGFDVVKVQPVDMFPQTSHVECVVLLKRRHSP; from the coding sequence GTGAGTACTGTTGAAGGGCTGAATGTCGGCGATCACGCCGATATTGATATTACGGGCTTGAGCCACGTGGGCGAGGGGGTCGGCCGGTGGCGGGGGCTGGCCGTCTTTGTGCCCCTGGCGGTTCCGGGGGAACGGGTGCGGGCGGAGATCACCGCGTTGGGCCGGACATTTGCCCGCGGGCGGCTGGTGGAGGTGCTCGAAGGGTCGAGAGCCCGGGTCGAGCCGGAGTGCGGCCTTTTTGGCGACTGTGGGGGCTGCCACCTGCTTCATATGAGCTACCCCGAGCAACTGCGGTGGAAAACCGTGCAGGTGCGGGACGCCCTGACCCGGCTCGGGGGTCTGGGAGAGGCGCCGGTGGCCAACACTCTGGGCATGGACGAGCCCCGGCACTACCGGAACAAGGCGCACTTTCACGTCAGCCGGGAATCGGGGCGCCTGGCCCTGGGCTTTTTGGCCCGCGGTTCGCACCGGGTCATCTGCTTCATTGACGCGAACGGTGGTTCCGGCTGCCTGCTGGTGCAGCCCGACCTGCTGCGGGTGGCGGCCCGCGCCGCCGCGCTGCTGGAAACCCTGCGCGTGCCCCTGTACGATTGGGAAATTCACCGGGGGTACCTGCGCCACCTGTTGCTGCGCCGGGCCGCGGCCACCGTGGAGATCATGTTGGTGCTGGTGACCGGCCGGCAACCCTGGCCGGGGGAGCGGGAGTTCACCGAGCGGCTCACTGCGGAAGAGCCCGGGGTGGTCTCGGTGATCCGCAACGTAAACACCCTGGAAAGCCGGGAACTACTCGGACCCGAAAACCTGGTCCGGGCCGGTAAGCCCGCGATTACCGAACATCTGGGCGGGCTGGTATTTCAAATCGGTCCCGCCTCGTTCTTCCAGGTGAACCCGGAGCAAGCCGAGAAAACATACGAAATCGCGCGCCTGTTTGCCGGATTGACCGGGGAGGAGACCGTGGTGGACGCGTACAGCGGCATGGGCACCATCGCTCTCCTCCTGGCCTCACGGGCCAAGGCCGTGGTCGGGTTCGAAGCCTTGCCGGCGGCGGTGGCCGACGCCCGGGAGAACGCGGTCCGCAACGGCATAGAGAACGTACGGTTCGAACAGGGGGCGGTGGAGGACCTGCTCCCCCAATGGGCGGCCCAGGACCGGCGGGTGGACGTGGCCGTTCTGGACCCGCCGCGCCGGGGGTGCGGACCCGCGGTGCTTGACGCTCTTGGCCGGTTGCGGCCCCGGCGGGTGGTGTATGTGTCTTGCGCTCCGGCCACCCTGGCCCGGGACCTGGGGCGCCTGGCCGAGCTTGGCTTCGATGTGGTGAAGGTTCAACCCGTGGACATGTTTCCCCAGACCAGCCACGTGGAGTGCGTGGTCTTGCTCAAAAGAAGACACAGCCCGTAA
- a CDS encoding DUF1614 domain-containing protein, with product MLFQSPAVILLLLLLALVFLGLLHRVLDRMRLTKRQALAVLGLMLVGGFLPDIALGRGFAFNIGGALVPLGVSVYLLATADTGLEKARGLLAALAAALVVWGLETVLPAQPGAGRMDIDPLYVPPLVAGLTAYLLGRSRRAAFIGGVLGLSLLDTGLWARSALLGAPTGPVVLGGGGVFGAAVVAGVFAVLLAELIGEIRERLGGGPARV from the coding sequence TTGCTGTTCCAATCCCCCGCGGTGATCTTGTTATTGCTGCTCCTGGCCCTGGTGTTCCTGGGACTGCTGCACCGGGTGCTGGACCGGATGCGCCTGACCAAACGGCAGGCCCTCGCTGTTTTGGGCCTGATGCTGGTGGGCGGATTCTTGCCCGACATCGCCCTGGGCCGGGGGTTCGCCTTCAATATCGGGGGTGCTCTCGTTCCCCTGGGGGTGAGCGTCTACCTCCTGGCCACCGCCGACACCGGTCTGGAGAAGGCTCGCGGCCTGTTGGCCGCCTTGGCCGCCGCCCTGGTGGTCTGGGGCCTGGAAACGGTGCTCCCGGCCCAGCCGGGGGCCGGCCGCATGGACATTGATCCTCTGTACGTACCGCCGCTCGTCGCCGGGCTTACAGCCTACCTTTTGGGCCGCTCGCGCCGGGCGGCTTTCATCGGCGGCGTGCTTGGCCTCTCCCTGCTGGATACCGGCTTATGGGCCCGGAGCGCACTTCTGGGCGCCCCCACGGGTCCCGTGGTGTTGGGCGGCGGCGGGGTGTTCGGGGCGGCGGTGGTGGCCGGGGTGTTTGCCGTACTCCTGGCCGAATTGATCGGCGAGATCCGGGAGCGTCTGGGGGGAGGTCCGGCCCGTGTGTAG
- a CDS encoding PAS domain S-box protein, which translates to MVYYDLELKVLWANQNAAASAGLAPEELVGRYCYEVWHRRSEECPDCPVRSALQTGGIQEAQTTAPDGQNWFIRAYPFKDEQGVIRGALKYAVNITHRKRAEKEFQNHQVRLEELVQAHTAELAAVNEQLQAVNEQLQKEIAGRRRMEEALRSSEQLFYKIFHSSPDVMFIVDSEGRYLDVNENWSRLTGKRREEAIGSRAAEPLLVFSPFILARVAGEVSAHRTLHNLEIRYQADSGDTHVGLLSLELLDLNGRPCFLVSLRDVTAGKQLEHEMARLDRLNVIGEMAAGIVHEIRNPLTAVRGFLQMFRERKEWSGYVKHLDLMTAELDRAGAIVTGFLSLAKNRPLNQKPQNLNTIILSLLPLIQADALTVDKQVQVQLTEVPDLLLDGNEIRQLILNLARNGLEAMKAPGILTLGTSLDGGEVVLAVRDQGTGIEPGLIDKITRPFVTNKEQGTGLGLAVCESIAAQHNARMTFETGPAGTTFFVRFQPPADISPKNAPPGTKFPS; encoded by the coding sequence TTGGTCTACTACGACCTGGAACTCAAGGTGCTCTGGGCCAACCAAAATGCCGCTGCTTCGGCCGGCCTGGCCCCGGAAGAACTGGTCGGTCGTTACTGCTATGAAGTATGGCACCGCCGTAGCGAAGAATGCCCGGACTGCCCGGTTCGCAGCGCACTCCAAACCGGCGGGATACAGGAGGCCCAAACCACTGCGCCGGATGGGCAAAACTGGTTCATTCGGGCCTATCCGTTTAAGGATGAACAGGGTGTCATCCGGGGCGCCTTAAAATACGCAGTGAACATTACGCACCGAAAGCGGGCTGAAAAAGAGTTCCAGAACCACCAGGTCCGGCTTGAGGAACTGGTGCAGGCACACACCGCCGAACTAGCCGCGGTCAATGAGCAACTACAAGCGGTCAATGAGCAACTGCAAAAGGAAATCGCCGGCCGGCGCCGGATGGAAGAGGCGCTTCGCTCGTCCGAACAACTGTTCTACAAGATCTTTCATTCAAGTCCCGACGTCATGTTCATTGTTGACTCCGAAGGCCGTTACCTTGATGTGAACGAAAACTGGTCGCGCCTCACCGGCAAGCGCCGGGAAGAGGCCATCGGGTCCAGAGCCGCGGAACCACTCCTTGTGTTCAGCCCGTTTATACTGGCGCGCGTGGCCGGAGAAGTTTCTGCGCACCGGACCTTGCACAACCTCGAGATCCGCTATCAGGCGGACTCCGGTGACACGCATGTGGGACTTTTGTCCCTGGAATTGCTGGACCTAAACGGCCGGCCGTGTTTCCTGGTTTCCCTGAGAGACGTTACCGCCGGGAAGCAATTGGAACACGAAATGGCGCGGCTGGACCGGCTGAACGTCATTGGTGAAATGGCGGCCGGCATAGTCCACGAAATCAGAAACCCGCTGACGGCGGTACGGGGATTCCTGCAGATGTTCAGGGAGCGGAAGGAGTGGTCCGGTTACGTCAAGCACCTCGACCTGATGACCGCCGAACTCGACCGGGCCGGCGCCATCGTCACCGGATTTCTGTCCCTGGCGAAGAACAGGCCGCTGAACCAAAAACCCCAGAACCTCAATACCATCATCTTGTCCCTGCTACCGCTCATCCAGGCCGACGCCTTGACCGTGGACAAGCAGGTACAGGTCCAGCTCACCGAGGTGCCGGACTTGCTACTGGACGGGAACGAAATCCGCCAACTCATTTTGAACCTGGCCCGCAACGGGCTGGAAGCAATGAAGGCTCCGGGGATACTGACGCTCGGCACGTCTTTGGACGGCGGCGAAGTGGTCCTGGCCGTCCGGGACCAGGGCACCGGCATCGAACCCGGACTCATCGACAAGATCACCCGGCCCTTCGTGACCAACAAGGAACAGGGTACCGGACTGGGACTGGCCGTGTGTGAAAGCATCGCCGCCCAGCATAACGCCCGGATGACTTTTGAAACGGGCCCCGCCGGAACCACCTTTTTCGTTCGCTTTCAGCCGCCCGCCGATATCTCCCCGAAAAACGCCCCTCCCGGGACCAAATTCCCCTCCTGA
- a CDS encoding nucleotidyltransferase domain-containing protein yields the protein MRKVLEKRKERNIKLLRSELGRIQRELMELGAERIVHFGSSARGAVGLNSDLDLVVVMNSKYDFPTRVSDIYRKIKPLIAVDLLVYTPGEFAEMKENSPFLKAVLREGKVLYEAEC from the coding sequence ATGAGAAAAGTTCTGGAGAAGCGCAAGGAGCGGAATATCAAGCTTCTCCGCAGTGAACTCGGTCGTATCCAGCGGGAACTAATGGAGCTTGGAGCGGAAAGGATTGTCCACTTCGGTTCTTCCGCACGCGGCGCGGTGGGTTTAAACAGCGACCTGGATCTGGTTGTAGTGATGAACAGCAAGTATGATTTCCCGACCAGGGTTAGCGACATATATAGAAAAATTAAGCCGCTTATTGCCGTCGATTTACTAGTATATACTCCCGGTGAATTTGCGGAGATGAAAGAAAACAGTCCCTTTTTGAAAGCCGTTTTGCGGGAGGGGAAAGTGCTTTATGAGGCGGAGTGCTAA
- a CDS encoding HEPN domain-containing protein, which translates to MRRSAKEEGLRWLEQAEADLWGAQVLLENRVFHLACFIAQQAAEKAVKAFLYAQGEEMVTGHSVTALTTWAEEYDSGFAELRDEIAILDGYYIPTRYPNGLPDSIPAKVYTGKAAQEAVALARKAAQFVRQRLDLQTTTS; encoded by the coding sequence ATGAGGCGGAGTGCTAAAGAGGAAGGCCTGCGCTGGTTGGAGCAGGCGGAGGCTGATTTGTGGGGTGCGCAGGTATTGCTTGAGAATCGGGTGTTCCATTTGGCATGCTTCATCGCCCAGCAGGCAGCGGAAAAAGCGGTGAAGGCATTTCTTTATGCCCAAGGGGAAGAGATGGTGACCGGGCATTCAGTCACCGCGCTGACAACCTGGGCGGAGGAATACGACTCCGGTTTTGCGGAACTCAGAGATGAAATTGCCATTCTGGACGGCTACTATATCCCTACACGTTATCCCAACGGACTTCCCGACAGCATTCCCGCCAAGGTGTATACCGGAAAAGCCGCGCAAGAAGCTGTAGCTCTTGCGCGTAAAGCCGCACAGTTCGTCAGGCAACGCCTGGATTTGCAGACAACGACTTCATGA
- a CDS encoding aldo/keto reductase — MYTSIFGLGGAFAIARGRQNEAAAIINRALDLGVNYIDTAPTYGNSESNIGQVMRYRRNEAYLAGKTLDRTRDGTMQLFEQSLKRLQTDYLDLYQLHAVHSHQDLRRLFGAQGAIKAMEELKEGGVAKFTGITSHKNCAVLLQALEEYDFDCVLVALNAGDVHDDSFAENVLPLARRKDMGVVAMKVAAYGRIFREGGGVSMEQALGYVLTYPVSTAIVGVSTLEELEENVRIARTFRPFSIERMKQMEELTEPYQREINFFKHQW; from the coding sequence TTGTATACCAGCATATTCGGTCTCGGTGGTGCCTTCGCCATCGCCCGGGGCCGGCAGAATGAGGCCGCCGCTATCATTAACCGGGCACTCGATCTCGGTGTAAACTATATCGATACGGCTCCCACCTACGGCAACAGCGAGAGCAATATCGGCCAGGTGATGCGGTACCGGCGGAACGAAGCATACCTGGCCGGCAAAACGCTGGACCGAACCCGCGACGGGACCATGCAACTGTTTGAGCAGAGCCTAAAAAGGCTGCAAACCGATTACCTGGACCTGTATCAGCTTCACGCGGTACATTCCCATCAAGACTTAAGGCGGCTATTCGGCGCGCAGGGAGCCATCAAGGCCATGGAGGAGCTGAAAGAAGGCGGGGTCGCAAAATTCACCGGGATAACCAGCCACAAGAATTGTGCCGTCCTCTTGCAGGCCCTGGAAGAGTATGATTTTGACTGTGTGCTTGTTGCCTTGAATGCCGGCGATGTGCATGATGATTCCTTTGCCGAAAATGTCCTCCCACTTGCCCGACGGAAAGACATGGGTGTGGTCGCCATGAAGGTGGCGGCCTACGGACGAATTTTCCGGGAGGGGGGAGGCGTCTCCATGGAACAGGCCTTGGGGTATGTGCTGACCTACCCGGTGAGCACGGCTATCGTTGGAGTTTCCACCCTGGAGGAATTGGAGGAAAACGTCCGTATCGCCCGCACTTTCCGGCCGTTTTCAATAGAGCGGATGAAACAGATGGAAGAACTGACCGAGCCGTACCAGCGGGAAATAAACTTTTTCAAACACCAGTGGTAG
- a CDS encoding GyrI-like domain-containing protein produces the protein MPETVTLKRIPACTVAYKSGRGPYSLIPEVVRDLNLWIRENGHTAAGPPVGVFKNNPYMPPAELLWEVQVPLKLDGPLSVPETDTTPGLKDLPDRQVIAAHQGDLDTLGEALHGLIRFMASSGYRMTAAPEQVFLKDPVTTPPHELEGELRLTVEKREKE, from the coding sequence TTGCCCGAGACCGTGACGTTGAAGAGAATCCCGGCCTGCACCGTAGCCTACAAGTCCGGCAGGGGTCCTTACAGCCTGATTCCGGAAGTGGTACGGGACTTGAACCTGTGGATCCGGGAGAACGGCCACACGGCGGCGGGCCCCCCCGTGGGGGTATTCAAGAACAACCCCTACATGCCGCCCGCGGAACTCCTGTGGGAGGTCCAGGTGCCGCTCAAGCTGGACGGACCGCTGTCCGTGCCGGAGACCGACACCACGCCGGGACTTAAAGACCTGCCGGACCGTCAGGTGATCGCCGCCCACCAGGGTGACCTGGACACGCTGGGCGAAGCTCTGCACGGGTTGATCCGGTTTATGGCCTCCAGCGGCTACCGGATGACCGCTGCTCCGGAACAGGTCTTCCTGAAGGACCCGGTGACCACGCCGCCGCATGAACTGGAGGGGGAACTCCGGCTGACGGTCGAGAAGCGCGAGAAGGAGTAG
- the spoIIP gene encoding stage II sporulation protein P — protein sequence MTRLLFSLTLVVFLAALTIPFASQAAAAAPGGLTDVFDELADREIAEGLYYRMVDEEGRVIMETGRHIQAGDQYLARDNRLYEVVLVENRVGHARYVHTESTEVRNLFQAANAGGSPASGLVPAQVTQPEEAEQHRYGSASGLVPVQARPNRLVAVYHTHNGESYVPTRGRANVNGRGDIHAVGMVFQETLEKRGVEVIHDETIHLPHDRGAYRRSRNTAAQLLAREPDAVFDIHRDAAPWHTYAEKVEGQWVAQVMFVVGRQNPHFAVNRSFALDLKNYIDTVYPGLVRGVFYANGNYNQDLHPLKLLLEVGAHENTRRAAKEGIALFAEGFQLYLYGPEPGRPDRAPVQQRNQTPVWRNILLVLLVVGAAGGGFYWLNYPEAAERLKGRLRAQVAVWGGRIKNQFERRRSR from the coding sequence ATGACCCGGTTGCTCTTCAGCTTGACACTGGTGGTGTTCCTGGCGGCCCTGACCATTCCCTTCGCCAGTCAGGCTGCCGCCGCCGCGCCCGGCGGTCTGACGGACGTATTTGACGAGCTGGCGGACCGGGAAATCGCCGAGGGTTTGTACTACCGGATGGTGGACGAAGAAGGCCGTGTAATTATGGAGACCGGACGGCACATTCAAGCCGGGGACCAGTACCTGGCCCGCGACAACCGGCTGTACGAGGTGGTGCTGGTCGAGAACCGGGTGGGTCACGCCCGTTACGTCCATACCGAGTCCACAGAAGTCCGGAACCTTTTTCAAGCCGCCAACGCCGGCGGGAGTCCCGCTTCCGGCCTGGTGCCAGCCCAAGTGACTCAGCCCGAGGAAGCCGAACAGCACCGCTATGGTTCCGCTTCCGGCTTGGTGCCGGTTCAAGCCCGGCCGAACCGCCTCGTTGCCGTGTATCACACCCACAACGGCGAGTCCTACGTGCCGACGCGCGGGCGGGCGAATGTAAACGGCCGGGGGGACATCCACGCGGTGGGGATGGTTTTTCAAGAGACCCTTGAAAAAAGAGGCGTAGAGGTGATCCACGACGAGACCATCCACCTGCCCCACGACCGTGGCGCCTATCGCCGTTCCCGGAATACGGCCGCGCAACTTCTGGCCCGGGAGCCGGACGCCGTCTTTGACATCCACCGGGACGCGGCGCCCTGGCACACTTATGCGGAGAAAGTGGAAGGCCAATGGGTGGCCCAGGTGATGTTCGTAGTCGGGCGCCAAAACCCTCATTTTGCGGTGAACCGCAGTTTCGCCCTGGACTTGAAGAACTATATCGATACCGTCTACCCGGGCCTGGTCCGGGGCGTGTTTTACGCCAACGGGAACTACAACCAGGACCTGCACCCCTTGAAATTGCTGCTGGAGGTGGGAGCGCACGAAAACACCCGGCGGGCGGCCAAAGAGGGGATTGCGCTGTTCGCTGAAGGTTTTCAGCTGTACCTCTACGGACCGGAGCCGGGCCGGCCGGACCGGGCCCCAGTGCAGCAGCGGAACCAGACCCCGGTTTGGCGGAATATCTTGCTGGTGCTGCTGGTGGTGGGCGCGGCGGGGGGCGGGTTCTACTGGCTCAACTACCCGGAGGCCGCCGAACGTTTGAAGGGGCGGCTCCGGGCGCAGGTTGCCGTGTGGGGCGGGCGGATCAAAAATCAATTTGAACGCCGGCGCAGCAGATAG